In Caldisericaceae bacterium, a genomic segment contains:
- the dtd gene encoding D-tyrosyl-tRNA(Tyr) deacylase — protein sequence MRTVVQRVKTSKVKVNNEVVSEIGKGLLVLTALERDDTLEILKWMANKIVNLRIFEDDFFKMNKSVVDIQGEILLVSQFTLAAYVKKGNRPSFTEAMEENTAKEYFEKFVNLVKDFYPKVKTGVFKAHMEIELVNDGPVTIILERHKNDLTE from the coding sequence ATGAGGACCGTAGTGCAGAGAGTGAAGACATCGAAAGTGAAAGTGAATAACGAAGTTGTATCTGAAATTGGTAAAGGTTTATTGGTATTAACTGCTTTAGAAAGGGATGATACTTTAGAAATACTCAAATGGATGGCAAATAAAATAGTGAATTTAAGAATTTTTGAAGATGACTTTTTTAAAATGAATAAATCTGTTGTAGACATTCAAGGCGAAATATTACTTGTTTCACAATTTACACTTGCAGCATACGTAAAGAAGGGCAATAGACCAAGCTTTACAGAAGCAATGGAAGAAAATACCGCAAAAGAATATTTTGAAAAATTTGTTAATTTAGTTAAAGATTTTTATCCAAAAGTTAAAACGGGTGTTTTTAAGGCACATATGGAAATTGAGCTTGTTAATGATGGACCTGTTACTATAATACTTGAGAGACATAAAAACGATTTGACTGAATAA